Genomic DNA from Rickettsiales bacterium:
CAAATTGGTGCACCAGATATGGCTTTCCCACGCTTGAATAATATCTCATTCTGGCTAATGGTTCCGGGTTTTATCCTTTTGATGATGGGTGCTCTATGGCCGTTTGATTGGGCTTCTATTATTGACCAAATTGGCACGAAAGATTGGAAGGGCTTAGCTTCATATTATGATACTGCTGGTGGCCCCGGAACTGGCTGGACGATTTATCCACCGCTTTCAAATCAAGCTGATATTTCAATAGATTTTGCGATTCTAAGCCTTCATATTTTAGGTATTTCCTCAATTTTAGGGGCGATTAATTTTATAGTAACGGTGCTAAATATGCGAGCCCCAGGTATGACGCTTCACAAAATGCCGCTTTTTGTATGGGCTATTTTCATTACTGCAATATTGCTAGTTTTAGCTTTACCAGTGCTTGCAGGGGCAATCACAATGCTGCTAACTGATAGAAATTTCGGCACGCATTTCTTCAAGCCTGAAGGCGGTGGAGACCCTCTATTATTCCAGCATTTATTCTGGTTCTTTGGCCACCCTGAAGTTTATATAATTATTATTCCTGCTTTTGGAATTATCTCACAAATTATTTCAACCTTCTCTAAAAAGCCAGTTTTTGGGTATCTTGGAATGGTTTATGCAATTTGTTCTATTGGTTTTGTGGGCTTTATTGTATGGGCGCACCATATGTTCACGGTGGGAATGAGCTTGAATACAAAGCTATATTTCACAGTTGCAACTATGATTATTGCAGTTCCTACTGGAATTAAGATTTTTAGCTGGATTGCAACAATGTGGGGCGGTTCACTCAGCTTCAAAACCCCGATGGTATTTGCAATTGGCTTTATATTCCTTTTCGTAGTGGGAGGTGTAACTGGCGTAGTGCTTGCTAATGCTGGTATGGATATTCCAATGCACGATACATATTATGTAGTGGCACACTTCCACTATGTTATGAGTTTAGGTGCTTTATTTGGTGCTTATGCAGCATTTTATTATTGGTTTCCTAAGATGTCTGGCAAGATGATGCCAGAGATTGCAGGGCATATTCATTTCTGGACAACGTTTATTGGCACAAATCTAACCTTTTTCCCGCAACACTTCTTAGGGCTTGCTGGAATGCCAAGAAGATATGTTGATTATCCTGATGCTTATGCTGGCTGGAATTATGTTAGCTCAGTTGGTTCTTACATAACCATGGCTTCAACTATATTCTTTATTGTGGTTGTGTTTTATGCCTTAAAATTCGGTAAAAAAGCTGGCAATAACCCTTGGGGCGAAGGTGCTGATACTTTAGAGTGGACAATCCCTTCACCACCACAATATCACACTTTTGAAACCCAACCAGTTGTGAAGTAGGTTTATGCGGTAATTCCCTCCCCTGTTTACGGGGGAGGGTTAGGGTGGGGGCATTTTAGAAAGAATAAATATATTTTTTTTAGCCCCACTCTTAATCTTCCCCCGCAAGCAGGGGGAGAAATATTTTCAAACAAAAGGAGTTAATATGGCTTGTGAAAACAAAGAACATAATCACGAAAACAAAACTTCTTGTGAAGTAACAAAAAAACATTGCAATTCTCTAAGATGCGTTTTGGCAATCCTAGCTTTTGCTGTTATCGGCACTGCTATTGCTTATGGCGTTTGGGAGGTTTTCAAATCTGGCTGGAACACTAAAGAATTAAAACATATGTGGAGGCCGCAATCTGCACCACATTGGCAGTTTATGCCAGTTGCACATTTATTCCAAGCAATTATATTTGTTTGTCTTTATAAATGTTTGGGCAAAGCCCTCTCTTGTTGCCCCTGCCCTTTTATGCGTGGTGGAAAATTCGGCTTCAAAATTTGGCTAATTGCCTCACTTGCAGATGCTCCTTTTTGGTTTATCGCTGAAAAAATCAACACAAATGTAATTGCTATCAGCTTGATTGATACATTCCTAACTTTTGTTATTGGCGGTGCTATCGCCTCTAAAATCCTTGGTAATATTTGGTGCGAAGAAAAATCTGAGTGTAAAAATTAGGCAATGAAAAGCAAATCCATAGAAATTTCTAGCCAATTTTCTGAAGTTAAGGATTATATTTCCCTGCTTAAACCTCGTGTGATGAGCTTAGTTGTTTTCACTGGCCTATGCGGAATGCTTATCGCACCGGGTGAAATCAACCCTCTAATCGCATTTATTGCAATATTTTGCATAACTATTGGCTCAGGTGCAAGCGGTGCTATCAATATGTGGTATGAGCGTGAAACTGATAAATTGATGAAACGCACTCAAAATAGGCCACTTCCGCAAGGTAGAATAAACCCTGCAAATGCATTAGATTTCGCTGGAATAATTGCATTTTTTTCAGTTTTTTTGATGGCTTTTGCGGTTAATATTTTATCAGCTTTTCTGCTCTTGAGTGCAATTTTATTTTATGTTTTCATTTACACAATTTGGCTAAAGCCCTCAACACCACAAAATATTGTGATTGGCGGTGCGGCGGGGGCATTTCCGCCTATGATAGGCTGGGCAGCAGTTACTGGAGATTTAACCATAATGCCGATTATTTTATTTCTAATTATTTTCCTCTGGACACCCCCTCACTTTTGGGCGTTAGCTATTTATAAAAATGAGGATTACCAAAAGGCAAATATCCCTATGATGCCTGTAATTTATGGCGTTGATGAAACCAAAAAACAAATGCTACTCTATACGATTGTATTATTTGCGGTTACTTTAATTCCGTTTTTCTATGGTTTTTCTGGAAATTTATATCTTGCCTCTGCGGTTATTTTGGGTTTGAAATTTTTGCACCATTCAATAATAGTTTTCAAAAACCCTGAGGAAAAAAACTGCCGCAAAATGTTTGGTTTTTCTATCCTCTATTTATTTTTACTTTTTACTTTTTTAGTTTTGGATAAATTTATTTAATTATGAATAAAGATGATAAAAAGGTTGGAAAAGATGGGAAGCCTAATGAAGAATATCTTAGACAAGTCAACCCAGATGGCGAGAAACCAACTCCACTTTATGATCCCTATAGTGCTAATGAAGTTCCAGCGGAATTAGTTAAATCATTTGGTTGGCAAAAACCTCAGCCGGCAACTTCACAGCCTAATTCACCTGAACCATCTAAAACCTAAAAGGCAATAAATATAATTTTTGCTATTTTTCACTCCTGTCAGCCGCTGCTTGAACGGGGTTAATTGCAAAATACGCTCAAAA
This window encodes:
- the ctaD gene encoding cytochrome c oxidase subunit I, which gives rise to MEGAPKGLKRWLFSTNHKDIGTMYIIYGIIAGIISAAISVWFRAELQYPGDQVFNGNYQLYNVLITAHALLMVFFMIMPALIGGFGNWFLPLQIGAPDMAFPRLNNISFWLMVPGFILLMMGALWPFDWASIIDQIGTKDWKGLASYYDTAGGPGTGWTIYPPLSNQADISIDFAILSLHILGISSILGAINFIVTVLNMRAPGMTLHKMPLFVWAIFITAILLVLALPVLAGAITMLLTDRNFGTHFFKPEGGGDPLLFQHLFWFFGHPEVYIIIIPAFGIISQIISTFSKKPVFGYLGMVYAICSIGFVGFIVWAHHMFTVGMSLNTKLYFTVATMIIAVPTGIKIFSWIATMWGGSLSFKTPMVFAIGFIFLFVVGGVTGVVLANAGMDIPMHDTYYVVAHFHYVMSLGALFGAYAAFYYWFPKMSGKMMPEIAGHIHFWTTFIGTNLTFFPQHFLGLAGMPRRYVDYPDAYAGWNYVSSVGSYITMASTIFFIVVVFYALKFGKKAGNNPWGEGADTLEWTIPSPPQYHTFETQPVVK
- the cyoE gene encoding heme o synthase; translation: MKSKSIEISSQFSEVKDYISLLKPRVMSLVVFTGLCGMLIAPGEINPLIAFIAIFCITIGSGASGAINMWYERETDKLMKRTQNRPLPQGRINPANALDFAGIIAFFSVFLMAFAVNILSAFLLLSAILFYVFIYTIWLKPSTPQNIVIGGAAGAFPPMIGWAAVTGDLTIMPIILFLIIFLWTPPHFWALAIYKNEDYQKANIPMMPVIYGVDETKKQMLLYTIVLFAVTLIPFFYGFSGNLYLASAVILGLKFLHHSIIVFKNPEEKNCRKMFGFSILYLFLLFTFLVLDKFI